One genomic window of Camelina sativa cultivar DH55 chromosome 5, Cs, whole genome shotgun sequence includes the following:
- the LOC104787229 gene encoding squalene epoxidase 1-like codes for MTESHLWNWISSPLSISALFISSVFVLFGFLLKPKRNSIRRHDRTVSTVTSDVGSVNITGDTVADVIVVGAGVAGSALAYTLGKDKRRVHVIERDLSEPDRIVGELLQPGGYLKLLELGIEDCVEGIDAQRVYGYGLFKDGKRIRLAYPLEKFHEDVSGRSFHNGRFIQRMREKAASLPNVQLEQGTVLSLLEENGTIKGVRYKNKAGEEQTAFAALTIVCDGCFSNLRRSLCNPQVEVPSCFVGLVLENCNLPYANHGHVVLADPSPILMYPISSTEVRCLVDVPGQKLPSIASGEMKKYLKTVVAPQMPHEVYESFIAAVDKGNIKSMPNRSMPASPYPTPGALLMGDAFNMRHPLTGGGMTVALSDIVVLRNLLRPLRDLSDGASLCKYLESFYTLRKPVAATINTLANALYQVFCSSENEAKNEMREACFDYLGLGGMCTSGPVALLSGLNPRPLTLVCHFFAVAVYGVIRLLIPFPSPKRIWLGAKLILGASGIIFPIIKAEGVRQMFFPATVPAYYRAPPVKGETKCS; via the exons atgaCGGAGTCACATTTATGGAATTGGATCTCGTCGCCTTTATCGATCTCCGCTCTTTTCATCTCCTCCGTCTTCGTTTTATTCGGATTTTTATTGAAGCCGAAGCGGAATAGTATCCGTCGTCACGATCGAACCGTCTCCACCGTCACCTCAGACGTCGGATCTGTTAATATTACCGGAGATACCGTCGCTGATGTTATTGTTGTTGGCGCTGGTGTTGCTGGTTCTGCTCTTGCTTATACTCTTGGAAAG GATAAGCGTCGAGTTCACGTGATTGAAAGAGATTTGTCTGAGCCTGATCGTATTGTTGGAGAACTGTTACAACCTGGTGGTTACCTTAAGTTACTAGAGTTGGGAATTGAAG ATTGTGTGGAGGGAATAGATGCTCAGCGTGTGTATGGTTATGGACTTTTTAAGGATGGGAAACGCATTCGCTTAGCTTATCCTTTGGAGAAGTTTCATGAAGATGTATCAGGAAGGAGCTTTCACAATGGACGCTTTATACAAAGAATGCGGGAGAAAGCTGCTTCACTTCCCAA TGTTCAGCTAGAGCAAGGAACAGTTCTTTCTCTTCTAGAAGAGAATGGGACTATCAAAGGTGTGAGATATAAGAATAAAGCAGGGGAGGAACAAACAGCATTTGCAGCTTTGACTATAGTTTGTGACGGTTGTTTCTCAAACCTGCGTCGCTCTCTGTGCAATCCTCAG GTCGAGGTGCCTTCTTGTTTTGTCGGTTTGGTCTTAGAGAACTGCAATCTCCCATACGCAAACCATGGACATGTTGTCTTAGCAGATCCATCACCAATTTTGATGTATCCAATTAGTAGCACAGAGGTCCGGTGCCTAGTTGATGTTCCCGGCCAGAAATTGCCGTCCATTGCAAGTGgtgaaatgaaaaaatatttgaagacTGTTGTGGCTCCACAG ATGCCTCATGAGGTTTATGAATCTTTCATTGCTGCGGTTGATAAAGGAAACATTAAGTCCATGCCAAACAGAAGCATGCCAGCTTCTCCTTACCCTACTCCTGGGGCTTTGTTAATGGGAGATGCATTTAACATGCGTCATCCTTTAACAGGTGGAGGAATGACAGTTGCATTATCTGACATTGTTGTCCTGCGTAATCTTCTTAGACCGCTGCGTGACCTTAGTGACGGTGCTAGTCTCTGCAAATATCTCGAATCATTTTACACTCTGCGAAAG CCAGTAGCAGCCACAATTAACACCCTAGCCAATGCTCTTTACCAAGTGTTCTGTTCATCagaaaatgaagcaaaaaaCGAGATGAGGGAAGCGTGCTTCGATTATCTGGGCCTCGGAGGTATGTGCACAAGTGGACCAGTAGCTCTGCTTTCGGGTTTGAACCCTCGACCGTTAACACTTGTGTGCCATTTCTTTGCGGTTGCGGTTTATGGAGTCATACGGTTGTTAATCCCATTCCCTTCCCCAAAACGAATCTGGCTTGGAGCCAAATTGATATTG GGAGCATCGGGGATAATATTTCCGATAATAAAAGCGGAAGGAGTTAGGCAGATGTTTTTCCCAGCAACTGTACCTGCATACTACAGAGCTCCTCCGGTTAAAGGAGAAACCAAATGTTCATAG
- the LOC104787230 gene encoding GDSL esterase/lipase At1g58430 yields the protein MSTAHIITITLFITTTLLLSSNAKPLFPAILIFGDSTVDTGNNNYPSQTIFRAKHVPYGIDFPSHSPNGRFSNGKIFSDIIATKLNIKQFVPPFLQPNLTDQDIVTGVCFASAGAGYDDQTSLITQAIPVSEQPNMFKSYIARLKSIVGDKKAMKIINNAFVVVSAGPNDFILNYYDVPSWRRVYPSISDYQDFVLNRLNNFVREVYSLGGRKILVGGLPPMGCLPIQMTAQFRNVLRFCLEQENRDSVLYNQKLQKLLPQIEASLTGSKILYSNVYEPMMDMIQNPSKYGFKETTRGCCGTGFMETSFMCNAYSSMCQNRSEFLFFDSIHPSEAAYSYIGNVLDTKIRGWLKG from the exons atgtcgACTGCTCATATCATAACCATCACTCTCTTCATCACAACAACACTACTACTGTCCTCAAACGCCAAACCACTTTTTCCAGCGATTTTAATCTTTGGCGATTCAACGGTTGACACAGGCAACAACAATTACCCTTCACAAACAATCTTCAGAGCTAAACATGTTCCTTACGGCATTGATTTCCCAAGCCACTCACCAAATGGAAGATTCTCAAACGGAAAAATTTTCTCCGACATAATTGCAACCAAACTCAACATCAAACAGTTTGTGCCTCCTTTCTTACAACCAAATCTCACTGACCAAGACATTGTGACCGGAGTCTGTTTTGCATCAGCAGGTGCAGGTTACGATGACCAAACCAGTCTCATCACACAAGCGATTCCTGTCTCGGAACAACCCAATATGTTCAAGAGTTACATTGCTCGTCTTAAGAGTATCGTAGGAGACAAGAAAGCTATGAAGATCATAAACAATGCTTTCGTGGTTGTGAGTGCAGGGCCTAATGATTTCATCTTGAATTATTATGATGTTCCCTCATGGCGTCGCGTGTATCCTAGCATTTCTGATTACCAAGACTTTGTGCTTAATAGGCTTAACAATTTCGTGCGG GAGGTTTATAGTCTAGGTGGCCGGAAAATTTTGGTCGGAGGTTTACCACCAATGGGATGTTTACCGATTCAAATGACTGCACAATTCCGCAACGTCCTAAGGTTTTGCTTGGAACAAGAAAACAGAGACTCTGTTTTATACAATCAGAAACTTCAGAAGCTCTTACCTCAGATCGAAGCATCACTTACAGGAAGCAAGATTCTTTACTCTAATGTCTATGAACCTATGATGGACATGATCCAAAACCCTAGCAAATACG GGTTTAAAGAGACGACGAGAGGATGCTGTGGAACAGGGTTCATGGAGACGAGCTTCATGTGTAATGCTTATTCTTCCATGTGTCAGAATCGCTCGGAGTTTCTGTTCTTTGACTCGATACATCCATCGGAAGCTGCCTATAGTTACATTGGCAACGTTCTTGATACTAAGATTCGTGGGTGGCTTAAGGGTTAA